In one Methanobrevibacter arboriphilus genomic region, the following are encoded:
- a CDS encoding sulfite exporter TauE/SafE family protein, whose protein sequence is MLSHLFRGVIILLLEYVFFLIIIGIFAGSLAGLLGIGGGFLMVPLQYFLLTSMGVDHDLALRISIGTSLAIIIPTAISGAYSHQCELKNILNIGIILGILGMFGGILGGIASSNLPSNILGSILGFFLIFTSIFMVLNKKISKKNSETDSEISIKKNIKKDIENNSESNSENNIEYTCKDDSEKDCENNIEINSELNFNVINNDSNEIDNDIERDGLYSPKLKWSILFGIIVGFLSGLLGIGGGVFLIPLLILLGFTLRRSIAISSVFISLTAIGGTLSYIFTGFGVNTLPYSLGYISLVNFGIIILFSIPMAYFGAKLAYKIPEKRLNQIFAILLFYMGIKMLGLDPISYILGI, encoded by the coding sequence ATGCTTTCACATTTGTTTAGAGGTGTAATTATTCTTTTACTTGAATATGTATTTTTTTTAATTATCATAGGAATTTTTGCAGGGAGTTTAGCTGGTTTATTAGGTATCGGTGGGGGATTCTTGATGGTACCTCTTCAATACTTCCTTTTAACTTCTATGGGTGTTGACCATGATTTAGCCTTGAGAATATCTATTGGAACAAGCCTGGCTATTATTATTCCAACAGCAATTTCTGGAGCTTATAGTCATCAATGTGAATTAAAAAATATACTAAACATTGGGATTATTTTAGGAATATTAGGTATGTTTGGAGGTATTTTAGGGGGAATCGCTTCTTCAAACCTTCCTTCTAACATACTTGGAAGTATTTTAGGTTTTTTCCTTATTTTTACAAGCATATTTATGGTTTTAAATAAGAAAATATCAAAAAAGAATAGTGAAACAGATAGTGAAATCAGTATTAAAAAGAACATTAAAAAGGATATTGAAAACAATAGTGAAAGCAATAGTGAAAATAATATTGAATATACTTGTAAAGATGATAGTGAAAAGGATTGTGAAAATAATATTGAAATTAACAGTGAACTTAATTTTAATGTGATTAATAATGATTCTAATGAAATAGATAATGATATTGAAAGAGATGGTCTTTATAGTCCTAAGCTAAAATGGTCTATTTTATTTGGAATAATAGTTGGATTTTTATCTGGTCTTCTTGGAATTGGTGGAGGAGTATTTTTAATTCCTTTACTTATTTTATTAGGATTTACTTTAAGAAGATCGATTGCCATATCTTCTGTTTTTATATCTTTAACAGCTATAGGTGGAACTTTATCTTATATTTTCACTGGATTTGGTGTTAATACTTTGCCTTATTCATTAGGATATATTAGCTTGGTTAACTTTGGAATTATAATTCTTTTTTCAATTCCAATGGCTTACTTCGGAGCAAAATTAGCATATAAAATTCCTGAAAAAAGATTAAATCAAATTTTTGCTATATTATTATTTTATATGGGTATTAAAATGTTGGGATTAGATCCAATATCTTATATATTGGGGATTTAA
- a CDS encoding heavy metal-binding domain-containing protein: MILTKYRKSKIKDIAYATVFIAIGTAIGVISLILFYAFNIAIFGFNLGLIFSPIIAGYTETYLAGRFYGKTTGAVSAFILFFITVLYGFIYINSSLGLNLITIGSAAIILQAAFPIFINYFLIVVLLGVLSYTLGFFKKFVDYMHISLKKLYYKILRKEYVEETSEMDYDEDMDRININNLGILFLTTNSVSNMSIKEFKGIYEGEILIQTKKSLMKDKEAKEDEVLIKNLEKAKEQAIVNLSNNAKKEGCDGILDLDIQYDTLSSLKEDNIHIIARGTGVELLK; this comes from the coding sequence ATGATTTTAACTAAATATAGAAAATCTAAAATTAAAGATATAGCTTATGCTACTGTTTTTATAGCTATTGGAACTGCAATAGGAGTTATTTCACTTATATTATTCTATGCATTTAACATAGCTATATTTGGATTTAATCTTGGGTTGATTTTTTCCCCTATAATTGCAGGTTATACTGAAACCTATCTTGCAGGGAGATTTTATGGTAAAACCACTGGAGCTGTTAGTGCATTCATATTATTCTTTATAACAGTTCTTTATGGATTTATATATATAAATAGCAGTCTTGGGTTGAATCTAATAACAATTGGAAGTGCAGCCATTATCTTACAAGCAGCATTCCCTATTTTTATAAATTATTTCTTAATCGTAGTTCTTTTAGGTGTATTATCATATACATTAGGGTTTTTCAAGAAATTTGTTGATTATATGCATATATCTTTGAAAAAATTATACTATAAAATCCTTAGAAAAGAATATGTTGAAGAAACTAGTGAAATGGATTATGATGAGGATATGGATAGAATTAATATAAATAATCTAGGAATTTTATTTTTAACCACAAATTCAGTTTCAAATATGAGTATAAAAGAATTTAAAGGGATTTATGAAGGAGAGATATTAATACAAACAAAAAAATCCCTAATGAAAGATAAAGAAGCTAAAGAAGATGAAGTATTAATAAAAAACCTTGAAAAAGCAAAAGAACAAGCAATAGTGAATCTATCAAATAATGCTAAAAAAGAAGGTTGTGATGGTATTTTAGATTTAGATATTCAATATGATACTTTAAGTAGCCTTAAAGAAGATAATATTCATATCATTGCTCGTGGAACTGGTGTTGAATTACTAAAATGA
- a CDS encoding YbjQ family protein: MLLSSTNTLGNKEIIEYHGLVTGDSLMGSNVYKDLFSGVRDVVGGRTSAYEKELEKARELALDSMEDKAKELGGNAIIGLKISYNNLGGTMGNTILVTAYGTAVSYKD; the protein is encoded by the coding sequence ATGTTATTATCATCTACAAATACATTAGGCAATAAAGAAATAATCGAATATCATGGTTTGGTAACAGGTGATTCTTTAATGGGTTCTAATGTTTATAAAGATCTGTTTTCAGGAGTTCGTGACGTTGTAGGTGGACGAACTTCAGCTTATGAAAAAGAATTAGAAAAAGCTAGAGAATTAGCTTTAGATAGCATGGAAGATAAAGCTAAGGAACTAGGTGGAAATGCTATCATAGGGCTTAAAATCTCTTATAATAATCTTGGTGGAACAATGGGAAATACAATCCTTGTTACTGCTTATGGAACAGCTGTTTCTTATAAAGACTAA
- a CDS encoding DUF2116 family Zn-ribbon domain-containing protein yields MTDMHKHCPVCNTPIPLDETTCSPKCQKVLRDRQAQMKRSRMILFVVMVIFILVFAYMMFFR; encoded by the coding sequence ATGACTGATATGCATAAACATTGTCCTGTTTGTAATACTCCTATACCATTAGATGAAACTACTTGCTCCCCAAAATGTCAGAAAGTTTTGAGAGATAGACAAGCTCAGATGAAGAGAAGTAGAATGATTTTATTTGTTGTAATGGTTATATTCATATTAGTATTCGCATATATGATGTTTTTTAGATAA
- the pyrH gene encoding UMP kinase encodes MRIVAAIGGSIIIKDYNYKKFQEYAEILGNLAKEHEIFVVVGGGRPARDYIQIVRDLDCGEAKCDDIGIEVTRINAKLLLLSLEDKAYQKVPHNFQEALEYSASGKIIVMGGTEPAHSTDAVSAILAEYVKADLLINLTSVDGMYNKDPNKYSDAELIEEITADEMLEVIKGKDVKAGTYEFFDMTAIQMIRRSALETIIVNGDNPENLVKAINGEKIGTKIVSK; translated from the coding sequence ATGCGTATAGTAGCTGCAATTGGTGGATCCATAATAATAAAAGATTATAATTATAAGAAGTTTCAGGAGTATGCTGAAATTTTAGGGAATTTAGCTAAAGAACATGAGATTTTTGTTGTTGTAGGTGGTGGAAGGCCTGCAAGAGATTATATTCAAATTGTAAGAGATCTTGATTGTGGTGAAGCAAAGTGTGATGATATAGGTATTGAAGTTACAAGAATAAATGCTAAATTACTACTTTTATCCTTAGAAGATAAAGCCTATCAGAAAGTTCCTCATAATTTCCAAGAAGCTTTAGAATATTCAGCTAGTGGAAAAATCATTGTGATGGGTGGTACTGAGCCTGCACATAGTACTGATGCTGTTAGTGCAATTTTAGCTGAGTATGTTAAAGCAGACCTTTTGATAAATTTAACTTCTGTTGATGGGATGTATAATAAAGATCCCAATAAATATTCTGATGCTGAATTAATAGAAGAAATCACAGCTGATGAAATGTTAGAAGTTATTAAAGGAAAAGATGTTAAGGCTGGAACATATGAATTTTTTGATATGACTGCTATTCAAATGATAAGACGTTCTGCACTTGAAACCATCATAGTTAATGGAGACAATCCTGAAAACTTAGTTAAAGCTATAAATGGTGAAAAAATTGGAACTAAGATTGTTTCTAAATAA
- a CDS encoding MarR family winged helix-turn-helix transcriptional regulator gives MQKIKDMDNMSYYLNCYILILNKAHQAFINPYLKEKGISYNQYGLILHIYHDEGSIQGNIASACGTDKCGASRSLRILEDKKLIIKKIDENNRRSYKLFLTEKGKKIVEDMIEKEIQWEDHICEKMNIEKEELFKMLNKACISSLELINY, from the coding sequence ATGCAAAAAATTAAAGATATGGATAATATGAGTTATTATTTAAATTGCTATATTTTAATTCTTAATAAAGCTCATCAAGCATTCATAAATCCTTATTTGAAAGAAAAGGGTATTAGCTATAATCAATATGGATTGATTTTACATATTTATCATGATGAAGGTTCTATTCAAGGAAATATAGCTTCAGCATGTGGAACTGATAAATGTGGAGCATCTAGATCCCTTAGAATATTAGAAGATAAAAAATTAATTATTAAAAAAATTGATGAAAATAATAGACGTTCTTACAAGCTATTTTTAACAGAAAAAGGTAAAAAAATAGTTGAAGATATGATTGAAAAGGAAATCCAATGGGAAGATCATATTTGTGAAAAAATGAACATTGAAAAAGAAGAACTTTTTAAAATGTTAAATAAAGCATGTATTAGTTCTTTAGAATTAATAAATTATTAG
- a CDS encoding DUF2156 domain-containing protein, with the protein MKDIEFKPISLSDKPIFDDYFNKTNFNNAEKNFSNLFMWRKTYEYEYAIINDCLCIKGKLRDSKKPFCHFPYGGCDIKDSLSLIKEVFKKEGDTLIIKPLLPEMKKCLEKTLEDFTLIEDRDSFDYIYKSNKLITLSGSKLRNKRRWLKKFRESYDYNYEEINSNNLIEAKEFTINTIKNSNNDTDEIIAMEEMFDNLFELGIKGCIIRIDGKIVGVSTGEELTKDTVVIHCERADTNFEGIYNCINQEFCEKQWSNYEFINREEDLGIEGLRQAKLTYRPDLLLSKYIAKIEV; encoded by the coding sequence ATGAAAGACATAGAATTTAAACCAATATCATTATCAGATAAACCTATATTTGATGATTATTTTAATAAAACTAATTTCAATAATGCTGAAAAGAATTTTTCTAATCTTTTCATGTGGAGAAAGACCTATGAATATGAATATGCAATAATTAACGATTGTTTATGTATAAAAGGTAAACTAAGAGATAGTAAAAAACCATTTTGTCATTTTCCATATGGAGGGTGTGATATTAAAGATTCTTTATCTTTAATAAAAGAAGTTTTTAAAAAAGAAGGAGATACTCTAATAATCAAACCATTACTTCCTGAAATGAAAAAATGTTTAGAAAAAACCTTAGAAGATTTCACATTAATAGAAGATAGAGATTCATTCGATTATATTTATAAATCTAACAAATTAATCACATTATCTGGTTCTAAACTACGTAATAAACGCCGATGGCTTAAAAAATTCAGAGAAAGTTATGATTATAATTATGAAGAGATAAATTCAAATAATTTGATCGAAGCAAAAGAATTTACTATAAATACTATTAAAAATTCTAACAATGATACAGATGAGATTATAGCTATGGAAGAAATGTTTGATAATCTATTTGAATTAGGAATTAAAGGATGCATTATCCGAATTGATGGTAAAATTGTTGGAGTATCTACTGGAGAAGAATTAACCAAAGATACTGTTGTTATCCATTGCGAAAGAGCTGACACTAACTTTGAAGGAATTTATAATTGTATTAACCAAGAATTCTGCGAAAAACAATGGTCAAACTATGAATTTATTAACCGTGAAGAAGATCTTGGAATTGAAGGTTTAAGGCAAGCAAAATTAACCTACCGCCCAGATTTACTGTTATCTAAATATATTGCTAAAATAGAGGTTTAA
- a CDS encoding GNAT family N-acetyltransferase: MTYVNKLDGDRIFLSLSQKEDLNLYNDWLNDFEINLTFGRSHIVFNEEKQAKYIEDYNNSDDKFFFVIVKKGKTSEDEQAIGIGLLYDVDFVHGKATLGLLLDKSFQSEGYGKEATNLLLEFSFNILNLNNVMLYAIDFNEKAIAMYENLGFKIIGHRREAYNINNKVYDEVYMDILKKEFNEINN; encoded by the coding sequence ATGACTTATGTTAATAAATTAGATGGAGATAGAATATTTTTAAGTTTAAGTCAAAAAGAAGATTTAAACTTATATAATGATTGGTTAAATGATTTTGAGATTAATTTAACATTTGGTAGGAGTCATATTGTTTTTAATGAAGAAAAACAAGCTAAATATATTGAAGATTATAATAATAGTGATGATAAATTCTTCTTCGTTATAGTAAAAAAAGGAAAAACTTCTGAAGACGAACAAGCTATTGGAATAGGATTATTATATGATGTAGACTTTGTTCATGGAAAAGCTACTTTAGGCCTTTTATTAGATAAATCTTTCCAATCAGAAGGCTATGGTAAAGAAGCTACAAATCTACTTCTTGAATTTTCTTTTAATATTTTAAATTTAAACAATGTTATGTTATATGCTATTGATTTCAATGAAAAAGCTATAGCTATGTATGAAAATCTTGGATTTAAAATAATTGGGCATCGAAGAGAAGCTTATAATATAAATAATAAAGTTTATGATGAAGTATATATGGATATATTGAAAAAAGAATTTAATGAAATAAACAATTAA
- the rbr gene encoding rubrerythrin yields the protein MLDLKGTKTEKNLMGSFSGESRSRNKYTFYAAKAKEEGYEQIAALFLETAEKEREHAKIWFKFLHDEKIPDTVTNLEDAADVEHYGWTMYDKFAKEAEEEGFNEIAYVFEMVGQIEKEHEAKYKKLLANLKNDEVFKKENTVVWECRNCEYIVEGKSAPEICPVCKYPKAYFEIKAKNY from the coding sequence ATGCTTGATTTGAAAGGAACAAAGACAGAGAAGAATTTAATGGGCTCTTTTTCAGGAGAATCACGGTCTAGGAATAAATATACTTTTTATGCAGCTAAAGCAAAAGAAGAAGGTTATGAGCAAATCGCTGCTTTATTTCTTGAAACAGCGGAAAAAGAAAGGGAGCATGCAAAAATATGGTTTAAATTTTTACATGATGAAAAAATTCCTGATACAGTAACTAATTTAGAAGATGCTGCTGATGTTGAACATTATGGATGGACTATGTATGATAAATTTGCAAAAGAAGCAGAAGAGGAAGGTTTTAATGAAATTGCTTATGTTTTTGAAATGGTAGGTCAAATTGAAAAAGAGCATGAAGCAAAGTATAAGAAATTATTAGCTAATTTAAAAAATGATGAAGTATTTAAAAAAGAAAACACAGTAGTTTGGGAATGTAGGAATTGTGAATATATTGTTGAAGGAAAATCTGCCCCAGAAATTTGTCCAGTATGCAAATATCCAAAAGCATACTTTGAAATAAAAGCAAAAAACTATTAA